The genomic segment TCGTTTTTTAGTGAAGCATGAGAATCATTAAGCAATTCGCCAAATTTTGTCAGATTTCCTGCAACAAAAGCTTTTTGAGCGACTTTTGTACGGTTATTTTCATAAACGGCATGACGAGCGCGCTTGATGAGTGTTTCATCACCAATTAAATCAACATTAGTATCAAATTCTTCGTTTGAAAGTTCGCCAAGCGCTTTAATATCAAGCTTTATTTGCATACGTTTCAGTGCTTCTCGTGTTTCAGCAAACCGTTCATTATATTTTGACTCGGTCAAGGCGCGTGGTTTATTCGTATTCATGATGACGATGTCATAATCGCGCAATTCGACAGGAACCATTTCATATTTAAGCGTATTGCAATCCAGCAAAATCGCTTTTTTCACTTCACCAAAGCCAATGGCAAACTGATCCAAAATCCCTGAATTGACACCAATAAAATCATTTTCCGTCTTTTGACCAAGCTGCACAAGTTCAAGACGTGGAACATTTAAGTCAAATAAATCATCAAGGATAACACCAACTAACAACTCAAGTGAGGCAGATGAAGAAAGTCCTGATGCTGTTGGGATTTCGCCTTTGATTAAAAGCTCAAAACCTTTATCAATCGTATATCCTGCTTCCTGAAGCATGGTAATCATACCTTTGACGTAGTTTGACCAGCTTTCGTCATATTTTTGGTTGCTTTCTGAAAGATTAAATTCTATTATTCCTGCTTCTGAGAAATTTTCTGAGAAAAGTTTGATTTTATCATCTTTGCGTAAACGAACCAAACCAGTTGTTCCGATTGTGATAGATGCTGGAAAAACATAGCCTCCATTGTAGTCGGTATGCTCACCAATCAGGTTAATTCTGCCTGGACTAAAGAAATATTCTATATTATCTGCTCCACCAAAGACCATTTTAAATTTTTCTGTCAAAGCTGATAAAATCGTACTGTTTTCTACTACTACTGACATTTTTACTCTCCTATATTTACTTTATAGATTGTTTCTGCGTGGTATGTATTACCTGCTTTGAGCGAAATGTCGCCCAATTCTGGAATTTGCGGTGAACCTGGCGCAACTTGCGTTTCAAAAGTCATTCCTCCATGGTTTACTTCTGCTTTTCCACGATAAATCGTGCCTAAATCACCAAAATTCGCGGTGAATATAACAATACTTGGCTGGTTCGTGTAAACCGAAATACTCAAATCATCAAGTGACAAGCGTGCTTGTACTTTGTCTATGCTCACTTCGTCAAGTACAAAGCCATGGTCAATTCCATCAACCAATGTAATTTGCGAATCATTGCTCGCAAAAGCTTCCGAAAGAAGCTTGTCTGCTCGAAAATCAAATGGCGTTCCTGTCACATCGGCAATTTCTCCACGAACAACCTCTGTCTTATCCAAAAGCGGAACATAACGCGAAGCGGCTATTTGGAGTCGATGATTGTCCAGTGGAATACTGGCATCACCATTGAGGTTAAAATAAACATGACCTGTTGGATTGAAGACCGTGTCTTTGTCAGATACGGCAAAATATTCTATTTTCCACTCGCCTAATTCATTAAAAGTATGGATAACTGTAAACTGAAGGTTCCCTGGATAACCGCCGTCACCATCTTTTAATTTAAGAAAATATTTCACACCAGCGGTATCTTTCATTTCAAATGTCTCAGCTTGCCAAAGCTGCGATTGTGTAGGATTTAGTCCACCGTGGATGGCTTGCGGAAAATCATTTTGCTCAAGTTGTATAGTCTTTCCATTAATAACTACAATACCATCTTTGGTTCGTCCAGCTATACGCCCAACGGTCGCTCCGGGAAATATGTCTTTTTCCACATACTCCTGCACCGAATCAAATCCTAAAATGATACTTTTTCCGTTTACTTTCCAATCAACGACTCGCGCGCCAAAGTTGGTAAAAGAGATGGCCATTCCCATTTTGTTTTCAATGGTGAAAAGTTTTGCACCAAGTCCAAAATCTGCTGTTGTAATTTTCATGCTTTTCCCCAAATAGAGCCAACTTATTGTCAGCCCCATCATTCTACCAATAGACTTGAATCATCATAAAGCTGCTCTCCCGAACTGACTTGACATAGGGGATAACATGACTTTTAAAACTTTAAGAAGTGCAGTCATATTGGTAAGTTAATTTATTATTTGAAGCGTTCTTCAAGTTCCGCTACGATTTCTTGGTGACGTTTTTCAGTCAATTTCACTTTGAAGAGATAAATGGTAAGTGAAATCACCATCAAGATGGCCGGAATAATGAAGGCGTAAAATTTAAACGTTCCCACTCCATAAGTGTGCCCTTCGACATATTTAGAACCTGTCATACCTGCTGCAATAGCAACAAATCCGTAAATTCCATTTGAGAAAGCACCAGCAATTTTGTCAAGTAATGGACGCATGGCAAGCGTCACTGCTTCATTACGAACGCCATTTTTCCATTGGCCATATTCGACTGAGTCCGTAATTGTCATCAAGACAGATAAGAAGACAAGTTGATATGGTGTGGTCAAAAAGATTAATCCAGCAACTGTCATTGGAACTGAGCTACCGACAGCAAATAGAATATAGCCAACAAGCATTGAGATAATCGCACCAGTTAAAACTTTACGACGTCCGAATTTTTTAGCTAAGGTTGGAAACATTGGAACCAAGATAATTGAGCCAATGAATCCGACAATACCTGTGATTGAGTAAAGGCTTGCATTACCGATGACAAAGGTAAAGTTCAAAATCAGTGTTGCAGTTGTAGCAACATAAGCAATCGCAAACAAAAT from the Lactococcus allomyrinae genome contains:
- a CDS encoding galactokinase → MSVVVENSTILSALTEKFKMVFGGADNIEYFFSPGRINLIGEHTDYNGGYVFPASITIGTTGLVRLRKDDKIKLFSENFSEAGIIEFNLSESNQKYDESWSNYVKGMITMLQEAGYTIDKGFELLIKGEIPTASGLSSSASLELLVGVILDDLFDLNVPRLELVQLGQKTENDFIGVNSGILDQFAIGFGEVKKAILLDCNTLKYEMVPVELRDYDIVIMNTNKPRALTESKYNERFAETREALKRMQIKLDIKALGELSNEEFDTNVDLIGDETLIKRARHAVYENNRTKVAQKAFVAGNLTKFGELLNDSHASLKNDYEVTGLELDTLAETAQKQPGVLGARMTGAGFGGCAIALVAHDNVSAFEKAVGDEYEKVVGYPASFYVAQIGSGTTKLDVE
- a CDS encoding galactose-1-epimerase, whose amino-acid sequence is MKITTADFGLGAKLFTIENKMGMAISFTNFGARVVDWKVNGKSIILGFDSVQEYVEKDIFPGATVGRIAGRTKDGIVVINGKTIQLEQNDFPQAIHGGLNPTQSQLWQAETFEMKDTAGVKYFLKLKDGDGGYPGNLQFTVIHTFNELGEWKIEYFAVSDKDTVFNPTGHVYFNLNGDASIPLDNHRLQIAASRYVPLLDKTEVVRGEIADVTGTPFDFRADKLLSEAFASNDSQITLVDGIDHGFVLDEVSIDKVQARLSLDDLSISVYTNQPSIVIFTANFGDLGTIYRGKAEVNHGGMTFETQVAPGSPQIPELGDISLKAGNTYHAETIYKVNIGE